A portion of the Cryptomeria japonica chromosome 5, Sugi_1.0, whole genome shotgun sequence genome contains these proteins:
- the LOC131029546 gene encoding pentatricopeptide repeat-containing protein At4g02750 translates to MKSCIFPTINSQRYAQNKPRNNNSRLGMINVNLSSCNARITNYAKKGWIEDARKLFDQMPERDVITWTAMVSGYSQNGRVDDARNLFDKMPQRNVISWTAMLSGYVQNGRIEEACILFSQMPEKNVVSWTTMLAGYIQEGKLELAHDLFDRMPEKNVVSWNAMITAYAQKGGIETARKLFDEMPERDIISWTSIVAGYAQNGRICDARKLFDRMPMRNVVSWNAMIAGYAQNGEVDVARQLFDKMSERNLESWNAMIAGYIENDKLHDARHLFDIMPARNVVSWTAMITGYAQSEERGEALKIFSEMQRSGAIPSRVTFVNILSACASLAALEQGKQLQGYATQMGLQRDVFVGSALVSMYAKCGCIDNAREMFDEVPARDVVSWNAMIAGYAQHGYGIDALNMLEEMQKAGIKPNDATFIGVLTACSHAGLVDEGLRFFESMEKVHCIIPRADHYACMIDLLGRAGRLEEAKGFVYNSRCEPNPSMWGALLGACRIHGNIELGKLAAERLFELEPENSGTYVLLSNIYAAYDRWEDAKKMRTMMKHRGLKKQPGCSWIEVKSKVHTFFLGDRSHPESEQIYSTLYSLDRQMKLAGYVPNTSLVLHDVEEELKEQILNQHSEKLAIAFGIIRIPRHMPIRIFKNLRVCGDCHIVTKFISKIAEREIVVRDGSRFHHFKDGFCSCGDYW, encoded by the coding sequence ATGAAATCATGTATTTTTCCTACCATAAATTCTCAACGCTATGCTCAAAACAAACCTCGAAACAATAACAGCAGATTAGGAATGATAAACGTCAATCTGAGTTCGTGCAATGCAAGGATTACAAATTATGCCAAGAAGGGTTGGATTGAAGATGCCCGCAAATTGTTTGACCAAATGCCCGAACGAGATGTGATCACATGGACTGCCATGGTTTCCGGGTATTCACAGAATGGAAGAGTAGATGATGCGCGCaatctgtttgacaaaatgcctcaacggAATGTGATCTCCTGGACTGCAATGTTATCTGGCTACGTACAGAATGGGAGGATCGAAGAAGCTTGCATTCTGTTTAGCCAAATGCCTGAGAAGAATGTGGTTTCATGGACCACGATGCTTGCAGGTTATATTCAGGAGGGAAAATTGGAGCTTGCGCATGACCTGTTTGACCGAATGCCTGAGAAAAATGTGGTCTCGTGGAATGCCATGATTACGGCGTATGCGCAGAAAGGAGGAATAGAAACTGCACGGAAGCTGTTTGATGAAATGCCTGAGCGAGATATTATTTCTTGGACTTCGATAGTTGCAGGGTATGCTCAGAATGGGAGAATTTGTGACGCACGCAAGCTTTTTGACAGAATGCCGATGAggaatgtggtctcatggaatgctatgattgcaggatatgcccaGAATGGAGAAGTTGATGTTGCTCGTCAGCTATTTGATAAAATGTCAGAGCGAAATCTGGAATcctggaatgctatgattgcaggatacatAGAGAATGACAAATTACATGATGCCCGACATTTGTTTGATATAATGCCAGCGCGAAATGTGGTTTCTTGGACTGCAATGATAACAGGGTATGCGCAGAGTGAGGAGAGAGGGGAAGCCCTCAAGATTTTTAGCGAAATGCAGCGGAGTGGCGCGATTCCTAGCCGGGTCACTTTTGTTAACATTCTTAGTGCATGTGCCAGCCTAGCAGCTCTGGAACAGGGTAAACAACTGCAGGGATATGCAACACAAATGGGATTGCAGCGTGACGTCTTTGTGGGAAGTGCTCTCGTTAGCATGTATGCCAAATGTGGATGCATAGACAATGCACGTGAAATGTTTGATGAAGTCCCTGCTAGAGATGTTgtttcatggaatgcaatgattgcaggatatgcacaacaTGGTTATGGTATTGATGCTCTTAATATGCTTGAGGAGATGCAAAAGGCAGGCATTAAGCCTAATGATGCCACTTTTATTGGTGTTTTAACTGCATGTAGCCATGCTGGCCTCGTGGATGAGGGCCTGCGCTTCTTTGAATCCATGGAGAAAGTTCATTGCATAATCCCAAGAGCGGACCATTATGCTTGCATGATTGACCTCCTGGGTCGAGCTGGGCGCCTCGAAGAAGCCAAGGGTTTTGTTTATAATTCAAGATGCGAACCAAATCCTAGCATGTGGGGAGCACTGCTTGGTGCCTGTAGAATCCATGGCAATATAGAGTTGGGTAAGCTTGCAGCAGAGCGCCTTTTTGAGCTGGAACCTGAAAATAGTGGAACATATGTTCTTTTATCCAATATTTATGCTGCATATGACAGGTGGGAGGATGCTAAAAAAATGAGAACAATGATGAAACACAGAGGTCTTAAAAAGCAGCCCGGATGTAGTTGGATCGAAGTTAAGAGCAAAGTGCACACATTCTTTTTAGGAGACAGATCTCATCCAGAATCAGAACAGATATATTCCACATTGTATAGTTTGGATAGACAGATGAAGTTGGCTGGGTATGTTCCCAACACTAGCCTGGTTCTGCATGATGTAGAAGAGGAGCTGAAGGAACAGATTCTTAACCAACACAGTGAGAAATTAGCAATTGCTTTTGGCATTATTAGGATACCTAGACACATGCCTATAAGAATATTTAAAAACCTTCGGGTATGTGGCGACTGCCACATTGTCACCAAGTTCATTTCAAAGATTGCAGAGCGGGAGATTGTGGTGAGGGATGGAAGCCGCTTCCATCATTTTAAGGATGGGTTCTGCTCATGTGGGGATTATTGGTGA